In Prunus dulcis chromosome 1, ALMONDv2, whole genome shotgun sequence, the following are encoded in one genomic region:
- the LOC117615900 gene encoding uncharacterized protein LOC117615900, which translates to MPSFKFLQQFLEPFKPTAKKRGSKKAAASNTVDLPPSKLKNIHHFVRGTWQHGYAQAWTKVRKVYFPYNLKGSHWVAIEIDFVRHTATVYDSYVDFTKRSKLARVLYDMHFYDDSEVEEVKQKGLTMSMYTPFSVCSMADVPQQRDG; encoded by the exons ATGCCTTCATTTAAATTTCTGCAGCAATTTCTAGAGCCGTTCAAACCGACTGCAAAGAAACGTGGATCGAAGAAGGCAGCTGCTTCAAACACCGTTGACCTTCCACCCAGCAAGCTGAAGAATATACATCACTTTGTGCGTGGTACGTGGCAACACGGGTATGCCCAAGCTTGGACAAAAGTCCGGAAGGTctattttccatataatctGAAAGGGTCTCACTGGGTTGCAATCGAAATTGATTTCGTCAGACATACTGCAACTGTGTATGACTCCTATGTTGATTTTACCAAACGTTCAAAGCTG GCACGAGTGCTGTACGATATGCACTTTTATGATGATTCTGAGGTTGAAGAGGTGAAGCAAAAGGGGCTGACGATGTCGATGTATACGCCATTCTCAGTGTGCAGCATGGCAGATGTGCCACAACAACGAGATGGGTAA
- the LOC117616143 gene encoding uncharacterized protein LOC117616143, producing MRYLKLAEDLEDFGKYPWGAVCYAKTNASLLRALCADYQRVKVPTKTAKKKKSGKKPTTTATGRPREYHLKGFAYALQIWAYEVFPALAALHLVVHEDNAYIPRLLHWRSNSSPRFYELMSQVFENREVDVQLLRPSVMDKQQPYWTWGDSADDSEELVDLLGDDAEQKNRHFCLCRRKR from the exons ATGCGATATTTGAAGTTGGCGGAAGACCTTGAAGACTTTGGGAAGTATCCATGGGGTGCTGTGTGTTATGCGAAGACAAATGCGTCACTGCTGAGGGCACTTTGTGCAGATTACCAGCGAGTGAAAGTGCCCACAAAaactgccaaaaaaaaaaaatctggaaagAAACCAACAACAACGGCAACCGGTAGACCAAGAGAGTACCACCTCAAAGGTTTTGCCTATGCACTTCAG ATTTGGGCGTATGAGGTATTTCCAGCGTTGGCTGCACTACATTTGGTGGTGCACGAAGATAATGCGTACATCCCTCGTTTACTACATTGGAGGAGCAATAGTTCGCCGCGTTTTTATGAGCTAATGAGCCAAGTATTCGAGAACCGTGAG GTTGATGTGCAGCTTCTCCGGCCATCTGTGATGGACAAGCAGCAGCCGTATTGGACTTGGGGTGACAGTGCTGACGACAGTGAAGAACTTGTTGACTTGTTAGGCGATGACGCTGAACAAAAAAACCGGCACTTCTGCCTctgtagaagaaaaagataa
- the LOC117616132 gene encoding uncharacterized GPI-anchored protein At1g61900-like isoform X2, with the protein MITYVNLYDTRGLVMDCFQTVSHLKGSLCCQLLLFFIWLSSFQEAVALQTVYEQSHVSSIPDLAKPPTSGLFGPIEISPAVIPHYTDPDEPFPPMYPTFPTRYEPVLTGKCPVNFSAISSIMDKTASDCSLPLAAVVGNVICCPQFSSLIRIFQGLYSFTSDKLALQNSVANNCFTDITNILASRGANSTIPTLCSINSVNLTGGSCPVKDVVSFEKAVNSSRLLEACTTVDPLKECCRPICQPEIMDAALKISGKQFSLNENKNLVGELSHVDTLTDCKGVVFTYLSRKLSPDAVNTAFRILSACKVNKVCPLDFKQPTEVIKECRNVAAPGPSCCSSLNAYISGIQKQMLITNRQAIVCATMFGSMLRKGGVMSNIYELCDVDLKDFSIQAYGQQGCLLRSLPSDMIFDNSTGYSFTCDLSDNIAAPWPSSSSISSFSLCGPEMSLPALPTSETFKNPGCRGGRVEFLIPIVSFFIFITLLY; encoded by the exons ATGATTACTTATGTAAATCTCTATGATACCAGAGGGCTAGTTATGGACTGCTTTCAAACTGTTAGTCATCTCAAAG GTTCTCTGTGCTGTcagttattattattctttatCTGGTTATCAAGTTTTCAAGAAGCAGTGGCATTGCAGACAGTCTATGAGCAAAGTCATGTTTCCTCCATTCCAGATCTAGCTAAACCACCTACTAGTGGACTCTTTGGTCCCATAGAAATATCACCTGCTGTTATTCCACATTACACAGATCCTGATGAGCCTTTTCCACCAATGTACCCAACTTTTCCAACTAGATATGAGCCTGTTTTAACTGGGAAGTGTCCTGTAAATTTCTCTGCTATATCGAGTATCATGGACAAAACAGCATCTGATTGTTCTCTACCCTTGGCAGCAGTTGTGGGAAATGTGATATGTTGCCCACAGTTTAGTAGTTTGATCCGCATCTTCCAGGGTCTCTATAGCTTCACATCTGATAAGTTGGCTTTGCAAAATTCGGTTGCAAATAATTGTTTTACAGACATTACCAATATCTTAGCCAGTAGGGGTGCGAACAGTACAATACCTACACTTTGCTCCATAAATTCAGTAAACCTTACAGGTGGGTCTTGTCCAGTGAAGGATGTTGTTTCCTTTGAGAAAGCAGTAAATTCAAGCAGATTACTGGAGGCCTGCACCACTGTTGATCCTCTTAAAGAGTGCTGCAGACCAATTTGTCAGCCTGAAATCATGGATGCTGCACTTAAGATTTCAGGAAAACAATTTTCGTTGAACGAGAATAAGAATTTGGTGGGTGAGTTATCTCATGTTGATACTTTGACTGACTGTAAAGGAGTGGTTTTTACCTATCTTTCAAGGAAACTCTCGCCAGATGCTGTAAATACTGCATTTCGAATATTATCTGCCTGCAAAGTTAACAAGG TTTGCCCTTTGGATTTTAAGCAGCCTACGGAAGTGATTAAAGAATGTCGCAATGTTGCTGCCCCCGGTCCTTCCTGCTGTAGCTCATTAAACGCTTACATCTCAGGAATACAAAAGCAAATGTTAATTACAAATAGACAAGCTATAGTCTGCGCTACAATGTTTGGGTCCATGTTGAGGAAAGGAGGGGTCATGTCTAATATTTATGAGCTTTGTGATGTTGACTTGAAAGACTTTAGCATTCAAG CATATGGTCAACAAG GGTGTCTACTTCGAAGCTTGCCCTCAGATATGATATTTGACAATTCAACCGGCTACAGCTTTACATGTGATTTGAGTGACAACATTGCAGCACCATGGCCTTCGTCATCCTCAATTTCCTCGTTCTCCCTTTGTGGGCCTG AGATGTCATTGCCTGCACTACCAACATCGGAGACTTTTAAAAATCCTG GCTGTCGTGGTGGTCGGGTGGAATTTCTGATACCcattgtttcattttttattttcattaccTTATTGTACTGA
- the LOC117616132 gene encoding uncharacterized GPI-anchored protein At1g61900-like isoform X3 gives MITYVNLYDTRGLVMDCFQTVSHLKGSLCCQLLLFFIWLSSFQEAVALQTVYEQSHVSSIPDLAKPPTSGLFGPIEISPAVIPHYTDPDEPFPPMYPTFPTRYEPVLTGKCPVNFSAISSIMDKTASDCSLPLAAVVGNVICCPQFSSLIRIFQGLYSFTSDKLALQNSVANNCFTDITNILASRGANSTIPTLCSINSVNLTGGSCPVKDVVSFEKAVNSSRLLEACTTVDPLKECCRPICQPEIMDAALKISGKQFSLNENKNLVGELSHVDTLTDCKGVVFTYLSRKLSPDAVNTAFRILSACKVNKVCPLDFKQPTEVIKECRNVAAPGPSCCSSLNAYISGIQKQMLITNRQAIVCATMFGSMLRKGGVMSNIYELCDVDLKDFSIQAAYGQQGCLLRSLPSDMIFDNSTGYSFTCDLSDNIAAPWPSSSSISSFSLCGPGCRGGRVEFLIPIVSFFIFITLLY, from the exons ATGATTACTTATGTAAATCTCTATGATACCAGAGGGCTAGTTATGGACTGCTTTCAAACTGTTAGTCATCTCAAAG GTTCTCTGTGCTGTcagttattattattctttatCTGGTTATCAAGTTTTCAAGAAGCAGTGGCATTGCAGACAGTCTATGAGCAAAGTCATGTTTCCTCCATTCCAGATCTAGCTAAACCACCTACTAGTGGACTCTTTGGTCCCATAGAAATATCACCTGCTGTTATTCCACATTACACAGATCCTGATGAGCCTTTTCCACCAATGTACCCAACTTTTCCAACTAGATATGAGCCTGTTTTAACTGGGAAGTGTCCTGTAAATTTCTCTGCTATATCGAGTATCATGGACAAAACAGCATCTGATTGTTCTCTACCCTTGGCAGCAGTTGTGGGAAATGTGATATGTTGCCCACAGTTTAGTAGTTTGATCCGCATCTTCCAGGGTCTCTATAGCTTCACATCTGATAAGTTGGCTTTGCAAAATTCGGTTGCAAATAATTGTTTTACAGACATTACCAATATCTTAGCCAGTAGGGGTGCGAACAGTACAATACCTACACTTTGCTCCATAAATTCAGTAAACCTTACAGGTGGGTCTTGTCCAGTGAAGGATGTTGTTTCCTTTGAGAAAGCAGTAAATTCAAGCAGATTACTGGAGGCCTGCACCACTGTTGATCCTCTTAAAGAGTGCTGCAGACCAATTTGTCAGCCTGAAATCATGGATGCTGCACTTAAGATTTCAGGAAAACAATTTTCGTTGAACGAGAATAAGAATTTGGTGGGTGAGTTATCTCATGTTGATACTTTGACTGACTGTAAAGGAGTGGTTTTTACCTATCTTTCAAGGAAACTCTCGCCAGATGCTGTAAATACTGCATTTCGAATATTATCTGCCTGCAAAGTTAACAAGG TTTGCCCTTTGGATTTTAAGCAGCCTACGGAAGTGATTAAAGAATGTCGCAATGTTGCTGCCCCCGGTCCTTCCTGCTGTAGCTCATTAAACGCTTACATCTCAGGAATACAAAAGCAAATGTTAATTACAAATAGACAAGCTATAGTCTGCGCTACAATGTTTGGGTCCATGTTGAGGAAAGGAGGGGTCATGTCTAATATTTATGAGCTTTGTGATGTTGACTTGAAAGACTTTAGCATTCAAG CAGCATATGGTCAACAAG GGTGTCTACTTCGAAGCTTGCCCTCAGATATGATATTTGACAATTCAACCGGCTACAGCTTTACATGTGATTTGAGTGACAACATTGCAGCACCATGGCCTTCGTCATCCTCAATTTCCTCGTTCTCCCTTTGTGGGCCTG GCTGTCGTGGTGGTCGGGTGGAATTTCTGATACCcattgtttcattttttattttcattaccTTATTGTACTGA
- the LOC117616132 gene encoding uncharacterized GPI-anchored protein At1g61900-like isoform X1 — MITYVNLYDTRGLVMDCFQTVSHLKGSLCCQLLLFFIWLSSFQEAVALQTVYEQSHVSSIPDLAKPPTSGLFGPIEISPAVIPHYTDPDEPFPPMYPTFPTRYEPVLTGKCPVNFSAISSIMDKTASDCSLPLAAVVGNVICCPQFSSLIRIFQGLYSFTSDKLALQNSVANNCFTDITNILASRGANSTIPTLCSINSVNLTGGSCPVKDVVSFEKAVNSSRLLEACTTVDPLKECCRPICQPEIMDAALKISGKQFSLNENKNLVGELSHVDTLTDCKGVVFTYLSRKLSPDAVNTAFRILSACKVNKVCPLDFKQPTEVIKECRNVAAPGPSCCSSLNAYISGIQKQMLITNRQAIVCATMFGSMLRKGGVMSNIYELCDVDLKDFSIQAAYGQQGCLLRSLPSDMIFDNSTGYSFTCDLSDNIAAPWPSSSSISSFSLCGPEMSLPALPTSETFKNPGCRGGRVEFLIPIVSFFIFITLLY, encoded by the exons ATGATTACTTATGTAAATCTCTATGATACCAGAGGGCTAGTTATGGACTGCTTTCAAACTGTTAGTCATCTCAAAG GTTCTCTGTGCTGTcagttattattattctttatCTGGTTATCAAGTTTTCAAGAAGCAGTGGCATTGCAGACAGTCTATGAGCAAAGTCATGTTTCCTCCATTCCAGATCTAGCTAAACCACCTACTAGTGGACTCTTTGGTCCCATAGAAATATCACCTGCTGTTATTCCACATTACACAGATCCTGATGAGCCTTTTCCACCAATGTACCCAACTTTTCCAACTAGATATGAGCCTGTTTTAACTGGGAAGTGTCCTGTAAATTTCTCTGCTATATCGAGTATCATGGACAAAACAGCATCTGATTGTTCTCTACCCTTGGCAGCAGTTGTGGGAAATGTGATATGTTGCCCACAGTTTAGTAGTTTGATCCGCATCTTCCAGGGTCTCTATAGCTTCACATCTGATAAGTTGGCTTTGCAAAATTCGGTTGCAAATAATTGTTTTACAGACATTACCAATATCTTAGCCAGTAGGGGTGCGAACAGTACAATACCTACACTTTGCTCCATAAATTCAGTAAACCTTACAGGTGGGTCTTGTCCAGTGAAGGATGTTGTTTCCTTTGAGAAAGCAGTAAATTCAAGCAGATTACTGGAGGCCTGCACCACTGTTGATCCTCTTAAAGAGTGCTGCAGACCAATTTGTCAGCCTGAAATCATGGATGCTGCACTTAAGATTTCAGGAAAACAATTTTCGTTGAACGAGAATAAGAATTTGGTGGGTGAGTTATCTCATGTTGATACTTTGACTGACTGTAAAGGAGTGGTTTTTACCTATCTTTCAAGGAAACTCTCGCCAGATGCTGTAAATACTGCATTTCGAATATTATCTGCCTGCAAAGTTAACAAGG TTTGCCCTTTGGATTTTAAGCAGCCTACGGAAGTGATTAAAGAATGTCGCAATGTTGCTGCCCCCGGTCCTTCCTGCTGTAGCTCATTAAACGCTTACATCTCAGGAATACAAAAGCAAATGTTAATTACAAATAGACAAGCTATAGTCTGCGCTACAATGTTTGGGTCCATGTTGAGGAAAGGAGGGGTCATGTCTAATATTTATGAGCTTTGTGATGTTGACTTGAAAGACTTTAGCATTCAAG CAGCATATGGTCAACAAG GGTGTCTACTTCGAAGCTTGCCCTCAGATATGATATTTGACAATTCAACCGGCTACAGCTTTACATGTGATTTGAGTGACAACATTGCAGCACCATGGCCTTCGTCATCCTCAATTTCCTCGTTCTCCCTTTGTGGGCCTG AGATGTCATTGCCTGCACTACCAACATCGGAGACTTTTAAAAATCCTG GCTGTCGTGGTGGTCGGGTGGAATTTCTGATACCcattgtttcattttttattttcattaccTTATTGTACTGA